In Erpetoichthys calabaricus chromosome 2, fErpCal1.3, whole genome shotgun sequence, a genomic segment contains:
- the LOC127526633 gene encoding uncharacterized protein LOC127526633: protein MVNMMAQPIRLRIILGEDDARKLILPAGISDSIEELCQEIKTNFGVEQDLPLQYQDPDFGNEFINLTSISEINDKATLKVVYLYTLQLQSFTEDEAVTGQPVAVQSPTHSFSSFAADTDNTKPASSSGSSPSTRLSVWPSVFTVPRFSYEAELQLEKANAEFSAGGTNLTPSPKLKSHLLERLAEEIIKFKVYPTDNDLNEVAEAFVKKHPCLREQGSFNGCYGWKISLKYKMANLRTKLRGLGCAEVMVNSLKNKAQDKSQAALNVKKPRRAEVNYCLQYPKGETTDSLEKERIALLSEIQKRNNDHIVTMKMEKTFSYRRQEVIQGQPLIADFKSRWPTLFTQKEVHVLYCKS from the exons ATG GTCAACATGATGGCCCAGCCCATAAGACTGAGGATCATACTTGGAGAAGATGATGCCAGGAAACTAATTTTACCAGCGGGGATATCAGACTCCATTGAGGAATTGTGCCAGGAAATAAAGACTAATTTTGGAGTGGAACAGGATTTGCCCCTTCAATATCAAGATCCTGATTTCGGAAATGAGTTCATAAACCTGACTTCGATCTCTGAAATCAATGATAAAGCAACTTTAAAGGTTGTATACTTATATACTCTACAGTTACAAAGTTTTACAGAAGATGAAGCAGTGACAGGTCAACCTGTTGCAGTCCAGAGTCCAACACATTCTTTTTCAAGCTTTGCAGCAGACACGGATAATACAAAGCCTGCTTCATCGTCAGGTTCATCGCCATCTACAAGACTGTCAGTGTGGCCAAGTGTCTTCACAGTCCCTCGTTTTAGCTATGAGGCCGAACTGCAACTTGAAAAGGCCAACGCTGAGTTCAGTGCTGGTGGAACTAATTTGACCCCTTCACCAAAACTGAAATCCCACCTTTTAGAAAGACTggctgaagaaataattaaatttaaagtctATCCAACTGACAATGACCTGAATGAAGTTGCAGAAGCCTTTGTGAAAAAGCATCCTTGTCTGAGGGAGCAGGGATCCTTCAATGGCTGTTATGGTTGGAAGATTAGCCTCAAGTATAAAATGGCCAATCTCCGGACCAAACTCAGAGGCCTGGGCTGTGCTGAGGTGATGGTAAATTCACTAAAGAACAAGGCCCAAGACAAAAGTCAGGCAGCGTTGAATGTGAAAAAGCCTAGAAGGGCAGAAGTGAATTATTGTCTGCAGTATCCAAAAGGAGAAACCACTGACAGTCTGGAAAAGGAGAGAATAGCACTGCTTTCTGAGATTCAGAAGAGAAACAATGACCATATAGTGACAATGAAAATGGAGAAGACTTTCTCATACAGAAGGCAAGAAGTTATTCAAGGACAGCCCTTGATTGCAGACTTCAAAAGCAGATGGCCAACTCTGTTCACTCAGAAAGAGGTGCATGTCCTATAT TGCAAGTCATAA